In one Shewanella loihica PV-4 genomic region, the following are encoded:
- a CDS encoding putative ATP-dependent zinc protease, which produces MIRMLTLRMLTLRTLSPKALTKALTLVALFLLAPAYGDDKAVIGQTAMMTVDEAGLVYQARIDTGAGNTSLHAFDLEIQGGSAKKMADNVGKTIWFTTENVAGERKRLSAKIVKTSTVSNSQGTETRYMVEMHVGFAGETRKVKVNLRDRGHMDYKLLIGRNWLKGKYVVDVSEKRVIGARAPISILETGLLFDTRIDTGAVENSLHAVDLKVENGVEDMEQNVGKMLAFTTENEKGETKRVHARIVETSLIRNAQGSEVRYMVELNVGEPGREYKVKVNLRDRTKMTNKLLIGRNWLQGHYLVDVAK; this is translated from the coding sequence ATGATTAGAATGTTGACCTTGAGAATGTTGACCTTGAGAACATTGAGCCCTAAAGCGTTGACCAAAGCATTAACGTTAGTGGCACTATTTCTGCTGGCGCCAGCCTATGGCGACGATAAAGCCGTTATTGGCCAGACTGCCATGATGACGGTCGATGAAGCCGGGCTCGTCTATCAAGCCCGTATCGATACCGGCGCAGGTAATACCTCCTTGCATGCCTTCGACCTTGAGATCCAAGGGGGCAGCGCCAAGAAGATGGCTGACAATGTGGGTAAGACCATCTGGTTTACCACAGAAAATGTTGCCGGTGAGCGTAAGCGTTTGAGTGCCAAGATAGTTAAAACCTCCACCGTCAGCAACTCTCAGGGTACTGAGACCCGTTACATGGTGGAGATGCACGTCGGTTTTGCCGGTGAGACCCGCAAGGTCAAGGTAAACCTCAGAGACAGAGGTCACATGGATTACAAGCTGCTGATCGGCCGTAACTGGCTAAAAGGCAAGTATGTGGTGGATGTGTCTGAAAAGCGTGTGATAGGTGCCAGAGCCCCCATCAGCATCCTGGAGACTGGCCTCTTGTTTGATACCCGCATCGATACCGGCGCGGTAGAAAACTCGCTACACGCGGTGGATCTTAAGGTGGAAAATGGCGTCGAAGATATGGAGCAGAATGTCGGTAAGATGCTCGCTTTCACCACGGAAAACGAGAAAGGTGAAACAAAACGTGTCCATGCCCGTATCGTCGAAACCTCGCTTATTCGCAATGCCCAGGGCAGTGAGGTGCGCTACATGGTGGAACTCAATGTGGGTGAGCCGGGCAGGGAGTATAAGGTCAAGGTGAACCTGAGAGACCGTACAAAGATGACCAACAAGCTCTTGATAGGTCGTAACTGGTTGCAAGGCCACTATCTGGTCGACGTCGCGAAGTAA
- a CDS encoding DUF3802 family protein, translating to MVTDKDGYIHLIQYLTEHLGLFEASEAGGVAGDTVMELFEEQLAAQIIMVCGQNPSLTFAERNMVIREVDAIVYDLEEILAKVANHNATQEQTLFITEFSGLIKNLFDQEIAKMQA from the coding sequence ATGGTTACTGATAAAGACGGATACATACATCTAATACAATATCTTACCGAGCATCTAGGCCTGTTTGAGGCCTCCGAAGCAGGTGGGGTAGCGGGTGACACCGTCATGGAGTTGTTCGAAGAGCAGTTGGCGGCGCAGATCATCATGGTGTGTGGTCAAAATCCTTCCTTAACCTTTGCCGAACGCAACATGGTGATTCGCGAAGTCGACGCTATCGTCTATGACTTAGAAGAGATCTTAGCCAAGGTGGCTAACCACAATGCCACCCAAGAGCAGACCCTGTTTATTACCGAGTTTTCGGGACTGATCAAAAATCTGTTTGATCAAGAAATTGCCAAGATGCAAGCTTAG
- a CDS encoding YceI family protein, with the protein MKTLIMAAGLGILSLNAYSADWLVSNQGSRINFISIKKGDIAEVHHFTQVSGQLSDAGAFSLSIPLNSVVTNVEIRDQRMKEILFETAQYPSVELTASLDGQAIDKASVGTIMSMSVDAKVSLHGKTQTLPVMVSVAKVAGDKLMVASEAPLVVNAGDFGLTPGVEKLREIAGLPAISKAVPVSFVLTLMR; encoded by the coding sequence ATGAAAACACTGATCATGGCAGCAGGACTTGGGATCTTAAGCTTAAACGCCTATTCGGCCGATTGGCTGGTGAGTAACCAGGGCTCACGGATTAACTTTATCTCAATCAAGAAGGGCGATATCGCAGAGGTGCATCACTTTACCCAAGTCTCGGGCCAGCTTAGCGACGCCGGCGCCTTTAGCCTGTCTATTCCCCTTAACAGCGTGGTCACCAATGTGGAGATCCGCGACCAGCGCATGAAAGAGATACTGTTCGAAACCGCTCAGTATCCGAGCGTCGAATTAACTGCCAGTCTCGACGGACAGGCGATCGACAAAGCCAGTGTCGGCACCATAATGTCGATGAGTGTTGATGCTAAGGTGAGCCTGCATGGTAAGACCCAGACTCTACCTGTGATGGTGAGTGTAGCCAAGGTGGCCGGTGATAAGTTGATGGTGGCCAGTGAGGCGCCACTGGTGGTCAATGCTGGTGACTTTGGCCTGACACCTGGGGTTGAGAAGCTCAGAGAAATAGCCGGTCTGCCAGCCATCAGCAAGGCGGTACCGGTTTCTTTCGTGTTAACCTTAATGCGATAG
- a CDS encoding STAS/SEC14 domain-containing protein: MIELLSGFHHDTVAVKARGVLSRADYDQTLVPAIETKLQDHSTIKLWYEFSEEFEGVSVETLWDDAKLGFFHLTDFSRVAIITDSEWVANTAKVMAYMAPCPVKVFARQAADEALRWLGESLPD, from the coding sequence ATGATAGAACTACTGTCGGGATTTCATCATGATACCGTGGCGGTTAAAGCCAGAGGCGTGCTCTCTCGGGCCGACTATGACCAGACCTTGGTTCCGGCGATAGAGACCAAGTTGCAAGATCACTCAACCATTAAGCTCTGGTATGAATTTAGTGAAGAATTTGAAGGGGTTTCTGTTGAAACCTTGTGGGATGATGCCAAATTAGGATTCTTTCATTTGACGGACTTTTCCAGAGTCGCCATCATCACAGATAGTGAGTGGGTGGCCAATACTGCCAAAGTGATGGCCTATATGGCGCCCTGTCCGGTGAAGGTATTTGCCCGGCAAGCGGCGGATGAGGCGCTGCGCTGGCTGGGTGAGAGTTTGCCGGATTAA
- the astB gene encoding N-succinylarginine dihydrolase — protein sequence MKHYEANFDGLVGPTHNYAGLSYGNVASLNNAAAISSPKAAAKQGLKKAKALADLGLAQGMLAPQERPDLHTLRRIGFSGTDAEVLNKAAKQAPALLRACCSASSMWTANAATVSPSADTHDGKIHFTPANLVDKLHRSIEPVTTGNILAATFNNSRYFHHHQHLPEHVSFGDEGAANHTRLCSEYGHAGIELFVYGQEATNPNAPKPKKYPARQTLEASQAIARLHQLDDESSVFIQQNPDVIDQGVFHNDVIAVGNQNVLFYHEQAFVDTQKKLAEIQDKFNGKELHFIEVPTAKVGIQDAVKSYLFNTQIVTLPNGEMAIIAPTNCQENEAVYAYLNELVTLGTPIKQVHYFDVKQSMQNGGGPACLRLRVAMNETELAAVNPNTLMNDELFNRLNLWVEKHYRDELAIDDLADPQLIVESRTALDELTQIMKLGSVYQFQK from the coding sequence ATGAAGCATTACGAAGCGAATTTTGATGGACTCGTCGGACCGACTCATAATTATGCGGGCCTGTCATACGGTAATGTGGCTTCTTTAAATAACGCCGCCGCAATATCCAGCCCTAAGGCGGCTGCGAAACAAGGCCTCAAGAAAGCCAAGGCCCTCGCCGATTTAGGCTTGGCCCAAGGGATGCTTGCCCCTCAGGAGCGCCCAGATCTTCACACACTGCGTCGAATTGGTTTTTCTGGTACAGATGCCGAAGTATTAAATAAAGCCGCCAAACAAGCCCCTGCGCTCCTTAGAGCCTGTTGCAGCGCCTCAAGTATGTGGACGGCCAATGCGGCAACTGTATCACCAAGCGCCGATACCCATGATGGCAAGATCCATTTCACCCCGGCAAACCTGGTAGACAAACTCCATCGCAGCATTGAGCCGGTGACCACAGGTAACATACTGGCCGCCACCTTTAATAATTCGCGTTACTTCCACCACCATCAACACCTGCCTGAACACGTGAGCTTCGGCGACGAAGGTGCGGCTAACCATACGCGTCTTTGCAGCGAATACGGTCATGCTGGTATCGAACTCTTCGTCTACGGTCAGGAGGCTACCAACCCTAACGCACCAAAGCCAAAGAAATACCCGGCGAGACAGACTCTCGAAGCCTCACAAGCCATCGCCCGTCTGCATCAGCTCGATGATGAGAGCAGCGTCTTTATCCAGCAAAACCCAGATGTCATCGACCAAGGCGTGTTCCACAACGATGTGATTGCCGTGGGTAACCAGAATGTGCTCTTCTACCACGAGCAGGCCTTTGTCGATACACAAAAGAAACTGGCCGAAATCCAAGATAAATTCAACGGTAAAGAGCTTCACTTTATTGAAGTCCCTACCGCCAAAGTCGGCATTCAGGATGCAGTAAAGAGCTATCTATTCAACACCCAGATAGTCACCCTACCAAACGGTGAGATGGCAATTATTGCGCCGACAAACTGTCAGGAAAATGAGGCGGTATATGCCTACCTTAACGAACTCGTCACCTTGGGCACACCGATCAAGCAGGTGCACTATTTCGATGTGAAGCAGAGCATGCAAAATGGTGGTGGCCCCGCCTGTCTGCGCCTGCGCGTCGCCATGAACGAGACCGAGCTTGCTGCCGTCAACCCCAACACCTTGATGAATGATGAGCTGTTTAACAGGCTGAACCTCTGGGTAGAGAAACACTATCGTGATGAGCTCGCCATCGACGATCTCGCCGATCCACAGCTCATCGTCGAATCGCGCACCGCGCTGGACGAACTGACACAGATCATGAAGCTCGGCAGCGTGTATCAGTTCCAGAAATAG
- the topA gene encoding type I DNA topoisomerase: MGKSLVIVESPAKAKTINKYLGKDYIVKSSVGHIRDLPTSSSSDASSSTKSPAEVRKMSTEEKAKYKADKAKKALVARMGVDPERGWKAKYQTLPGKEKVVKELQSLAENADHIFLATDLDREGEAIAWHLQEVIGGDPERYQRVVFNEITKSAIQEAFSHPSQLNTNMVNAQQARRFLDRVVGFMVSPLLWKKVARGLSAGRVQSVATRLVVEREGEIKAFVPEEFWDIHAELTTLGNEGLKMQVAKFKGDNFNPVNEAQAMVAVNALKDSKYQVSSREVKATSSKPSAPFITSTLQQAASTRLGFGVKKTMMMAQRLYEAGHITYMRTDSTNLSQEALDSVRDMIGKEYGDKYLPDAPIRYGSKEGAQEAHEAIRPSDVNVSATSLSDMERDAQRLYELIWRQFVACQMTPAKYDATRLTVTAGDYELKASGRTLKFDGWTRVQTALKKKNEEDNTLPMVAEGDVLALEELLPKQHFTKPPARYSEASLVKELEKRGIGRPSTYATIISTIQDRGYVKVENRRFYAEKMGEIVSESLIGSFEELMSYDFTAGMEQTLDNVAQGQLEWKKVLDNFYKGLTAQLEKAELPPEEGGMRPNEMVLTDIACPTCGRPMGIRTGTTGVFLGCSGYALPPKERCKTTMNLTPGEEAVSENSEDAETDALRAKHRCDVCGTAMDSYLIDEKRKLHVCGNNPICGGYEVEQGQFKIKGYEGPIIECDRCGNDMELKNGRFGKYFGCTNSECKNTRKLLKNGEVAPPKEDPIHLPELKCTKSDGYFVLRDGAAGIFLAASTFPKSRETRAPLVEELVKYRELLWPKYQYLADAPVADEDGNKAVVRFSRKTKEQYVATEIDGKATGWTAKFVGGKWVSEAKAKPKAKKKA, translated from the coding sequence ATGGGTAAATCGCTAGTTATTGTCGAATCACCGGCCAAAGCCAAGACTATTAACAAATATCTCGGCAAAGATTACATCGTAAAATCGAGTGTGGGTCACATCCGTGATCTTCCTACCTCATCCTCCAGTGACGCCAGTTCGTCGACTAAATCGCCCGCCGAAGTGCGCAAGATGTCCACCGAAGAGAAGGCTAAATATAAGGCTGACAAAGCGAAGAAAGCCCTGGTTGCGCGTATGGGCGTCGACCCAGAGCGAGGCTGGAAAGCCAAGTATCAGACGCTTCCGGGCAAAGAGAAAGTTGTCAAAGAATTACAGTCACTTGCTGAAAATGCAGATCATATCTTCCTCGCAACCGATTTGGATAGAGAGGGGGAGGCAATTGCATGGCATCTTCAAGAAGTGATTGGTGGGGATCCGGAGCGCTATCAGCGTGTGGTCTTTAACGAGATCACCAAGAGCGCAATTCAAGAGGCGTTCAGCCATCCGTCTCAGCTCAACACCAATATGGTCAATGCCCAGCAGGCGAGACGTTTTCTCGATCGCGTAGTGGGTTTCATGGTGTCACCTCTGCTGTGGAAAAAAGTGGCCCGTGGCCTCTCTGCAGGGCGTGTGCAATCGGTAGCAACGCGTCTTGTGGTCGAGCGCGAAGGCGAGATCAAGGCGTTCGTACCTGAAGAGTTCTGGGACATTCATGCCGAGCTGACTACCCTAGGTAACGAAGGGCTCAAGATGCAGGTGGCTAAGTTTAAGGGGGATAACTTTAACCCTGTAAACGAAGCGCAGGCCATGGTTGCGGTAAACGCACTAAAAGACAGCAAGTACCAGGTTTCTAGCCGTGAAGTCAAAGCGACTTCTAGTAAGCCCTCGGCGCCCTTCATTACCTCGACGCTTCAGCAGGCGGCCAGTACCCGTCTCGGCTTTGGCGTGAAGAAGACCATGATGATGGCCCAGCGTCTCTATGAGGCGGGTCATATCACCTATATGCGTACCGACTCGACCAATCTGAGTCAGGAAGCCCTCGACAGTGTGCGTGACATGATCGGCAAGGAGTATGGCGATAAGTATCTGCCCGATGCGCCGATCCGTTATGGCAGCAAAGAGGGAGCACAGGAAGCTCACGAAGCGATTCGTCCGTCCGATGTGAACGTTAGTGCCACCAGCCTTAGCGATATGGAAAGAGATGCCCAGCGTCTCTATGAGTTGATCTGGCGCCAGTTTGTTGCCTGTCAGATGACCCCAGCCAAATATGATGCGACGCGTTTGACCGTGACCGCAGGGGATTACGAACTCAAGGCCAGTGGCCGTACCCTTAAGTTTGACGGTTGGACTCGGGTTCAGACCGCGCTTAAGAAGAAAAACGAGGAAGACAACACGCTGCCGATGGTTGCCGAAGGCGATGTGCTGGCATTAGAAGAGTTGTTACCTAAGCAGCACTTCACTAAACCGCCCGCGCGTTATAGCGAAGCATCACTGGTGAAAGAGCTTGAGAAGCGTGGCATTGGTCGTCCATCGACCTATGCGACCATCATCTCGACCATTCAAGACCGTGGCTATGTGAAGGTTGAGAATCGTCGGTTCTACGCCGAGAAGATGGGTGAGATCGTTAGCGAGAGCCTCATCGGCAGCTTCGAAGAGCTGATGAGTTACGACTTTACCGCCGGCATGGAGCAGACCCTAGATAACGTGGCTCAGGGCCAGCTCGAATGGAAGAAGGTGCTGGATAACTTCTATAAAGGCTTGACCGCTCAGCTTGAAAAGGCCGAGCTACCGCCAGAAGAGGGCGGCATGCGCCCTAACGAGATGGTGCTGACCGATATCGCCTGTCCCACCTGTGGACGCCCAATGGGCATTCGCACCGGTACTACCGGCGTGTTCCTGGGCTGTTCAGGTTATGCCTTGCCACCGAAAGAGCGCTGTAAGACGACCATGAACCTGACGCCGGGCGAAGAGGCCGTCAGCGAGAACAGCGAAGATGCCGAAACCGATGCACTGCGCGCCAAGCACAGATGTGATGTTTGCGGCACGGCCATGGATAGCTATCTTATCGATGAGAAGCGCAAGCTGCATGTGTGTGGTAATAACCCCATCTGCGGCGGCTACGAAGTCGAGCAAGGGCAGTTTAAGATCAAGGGTTACGAAGGGCCGATTATCGAATGCGACCGCTGTGGCAACGATATGGAGCTGAAGAATGGCCGTTTCGGTAAGTATTTTGGTTGTACCAACAGTGAGTGTAAGAATACGCGTAAACTGTTGAAAAATGGTGAAGTGGCTCCGCCGAAGGAAGATCCGATCCACCTGCCAGAGCTGAAATGCACCAAGTCTGATGGCTATTTCGTGCTCAGAGACGGCGCCGCAGGCATCTTCCTGGCCGCGAGCACCTTCCCTAAATCCCGTGAAACCCGCGCGCCTCTGGTGGAAGAGCTGGTGAAGTACCGTGAGCTCTTATGGCCCAAGTATCAATATTTAGCCGATGCCCCTGTAGCGGATGAAGACGGTAATAAGGCGGTTGTGCGCTTTAGCCGTAAGACCAAGGAGCAGTATGTGGCAACCGAAATCGATGGTAAGGCGACCGGTTGGACGGCCAAGTTTGTCGGCGGTAAGTGGGTAAGCGAAGCCAAGGCTAAGCCAAAGGCGAAGAAGAAAGCCTAA
- a CDS encoding PAS domain-containing protein, with amino-acid sequence MNGSQAPMVANEKDEAGSLNTQWKNSLTFKFTIVQFVVAVLIIASSIWLIFSTEKKHHMDTQLSLSQNYGLAVIEQLQQVTSKIETLANTIGIVGETYRGQDEVVKELIPSLLDIGERHQLIAGGGIWPEPGMFGKQKTRNSFFWARDKHDEFQYLDNYNSAEGPGYHQAFWYLPAKYFQDGHTHWSKSYVDPYTKEVMITASVPMRADHSFIGVATVDIALRGLDKRFNFSDQNPLSKGYILALDSYNNLLADPFDESDKQQTAMLGQPLSRLIQRYPQLAPIAKRIETMDQAFSQQIMTSPAYRPEQLEKVLVQTPREERDRLTTLINASIRGSHGKTPIVTLELSSDPLFNEPVLVSILTMAQTQWKIILVTPLSSLASQANAIALKIGAFLLLAQLIALLILFIFQHKLFIRPIFQIVSALQSGNLGRLELDANKRHDEVGQLAKAFIARSNQLEIAYASLDASNLALEQQLAMQQLAQQELENKKELINSLLNASQNLICIKDTHGCYSLVNDKFCEVMGIERARVIGMRDSDLYPAHIAEIINHHDHIILDSDQAQSFEQPMPTVHGERIYLITKYPIKDKDGNIIALGAMAVDISSLKAKQAELEQTIKLQGARNTELKQALDAKPQAMVKEGIDPKGLAQLKQIELAQQAILPQVVHQLLRQELQALEQIFIQLRQLDTADIDEPQLAKFTEALTSQIDIIRHGQSLISADITDVRATVADLFLQDLVAMLRPQLEAKGVAVEIDCPHHLTLPISPWHFLVLCHRLLGNSLQHAFPDGQALNRPKQLSLGIRYREGLLTLTLRDNGLGIGKARLEKLTHALDSSSNNNDKGQGSLIHINQWLKAHFNGRLTVSSQSAQFTELVCELHLDKA; translated from the coding sequence TCTGGTTGATCTTCTCAACCGAGAAGAAACATCACATGGACACCCAGCTCTCGCTGAGCCAGAACTATGGCCTGGCGGTCATAGAGCAGCTGCAACAGGTCACCTCCAAAATCGAGACACTGGCGAACACCATAGGCATAGTGGGCGAAACCTATCGCGGCCAGGATGAGGTGGTCAAAGAGCTGATCCCTTCCCTGCTGGATATTGGCGAGCGCCATCAGCTGATCGCCGGCGGCGGGATCTGGCCCGAGCCCGGCATGTTCGGTAAACAGAAGACGCGCAACAGCTTCTTCTGGGCGCGGGACAAGCATGATGAGTTTCAATACCTGGACAACTACAACAGCGCCGAAGGCCCTGGCTATCATCAGGCCTTCTGGTATCTACCGGCGAAATATTTCCAAGATGGCCATACCCACTGGTCTAAGTCCTATGTAGACCCCTACACCAAGGAGGTGATGATCACCGCCTCAGTCCCCATGCGCGCCGACCACAGCTTTATCGGCGTGGCCACGGTCGACATCGCCCTGCGCGGCCTGGATAAGCGCTTTAATTTTTCCGACCAGAATCCCCTCTCTAAAGGATATATCCTAGCGCTGGACAGCTACAACAATCTGCTGGCGGATCCTTTCGACGAGTCTGATAAGCAGCAGACCGCCATGCTCGGCCAGCCGCTCTCTAGACTTATTCAGCGCTACCCGCAGCTCGCCCCCATCGCCAAACGCATAGAGACGATGGACCAGGCCTTTAGTCAGCAGATAATGACCAGCCCGGCCTATCGCCCCGAACAGCTCGAGAAAGTACTGGTACAGACGCCTAGAGAGGAACGAGACCGCTTAACCACACTCATCAATGCCTCTATCAGGGGAAGCCATGGCAAGACGCCCATAGTGACCCTGGAGCTAAGTAGCGATCCCCTATTTAACGAGCCCGTGCTGGTGTCGATCCTCACCATGGCCCAGACCCAGTGGAAGATCATCCTAGTAACGCCGCTGTCGAGCCTCGCATCCCAGGCCAACGCCATCGCGCTGAAGATAGGCGCGTTTCTGTTGCTGGCGCAGCTCATCGCCCTGCTCATTCTGTTTATCTTTCAGCACAAGCTCTTTATCCGGCCAATCTTTCAGATCGTCTCGGCGCTGCAAAGCGGTAACCTGGGCAGGCTGGAACTCGATGCCAACAAGCGCCACGACGAGGTTGGCCAACTGGCCAAGGCCTTTATCGCCCGCAGCAATCAGCTGGAGATCGCCTATGCCAGTCTCGATGCCAGCAACCTAGCGCTGGAGCAACAACTGGCGATGCAACAACTGGCGCAGCAGGAGCTGGAGAATAAGAAGGAGTTGATCAACTCCCTGCTCAACGCCTCGCAAAACCTCATCTGCATCAAGGACACCCACGGCTGTTACTCCTTGGTCAACGACAAGTTCTGCGAGGTGATGGGCATAGAGCGAGCCCGGGTCATCGGCATGCGCGACAGCGACCTCTATCCGGCGCATATCGCCGAGATCATCAATCACCACGACCATATCATCTTAGATAGCGATCAAGCCCAGAGCTTCGAACAGCCCATGCCCACGGTACACGGTGAGCGTATCTACCTGATCACTAAGTACCCAATCAAAGACAAGGATGGCAACATCATCGCCCTGGGTGCCATGGCGGTAGATATCAGCAGCCTCAAGGCCAAGCAGGCAGAGTTGGAGCAAACCATCAAGCTACAAGGGGCAAGAAACACAGAGCTAAAACAGGCCTTAGATGCCAAGCCACAAGCCATGGTAAAAGAAGGGATAGATCCCAAAGGACTGGCGCAGCTTAAACAGATTGAGCTGGCCCAGCAGGCTATCTTGCCTCAAGTAGTTCATCAGTTACTGCGCCAGGAGCTGCAAGCGCTAGAGCAGATCTTTATCCAGCTGCGTCAGTTAGATACGGCCGATATCGATGAGCCTCAACTAGCCAAATTTACCGAGGCCCTGACATCCCAGATAGACATCATACGCCATGGTCAATCCTTGATCAGCGCAGACATCACAGATGTTCGCGCCACTGTAGCCGACCTCTTCTTGCAAGACCTGGTGGCCATGTTAAGGCCTCAACTCGAGGCCAAGGGCGTAGCGGTGGAGATAGACTGTCCCCATCACCTGACACTGCCCATCTCACCCTGGCATTTTCTGGTGCTCTGCCACAGATTGCTCGGCAACAGCCTACAACATGCGTTTCCCGACGGTCAGGCGCTCAATCGACCGAAACAGCTGAGCCTAGGTATTCGCTATCGAGAAGGCTTGCTCACTCTGACTCTGAGAGACAACGGCCTGGGGATTGGCAAAGCTCGGCTGGAGAAACTCACTCACGCGCTAGACAGCAGTAGCAATAATAATGACAAGGGACAAGGCTCCCTCATCCATATCAATCAGTGGCTCAAGGCTCACTTCAACGGCAGACTCACTGTCAGCAGCCAGAGCGCGCAGTTTACCGAGCTGGTATGCGAGTTACATCTCGATAAGGCATAA